Proteins from a genomic interval of Acidobacteriota bacterium:
- a CDS encoding cytochrome c3 family protein has protein sequence MNFLRGSGKEIFNLSRFVLPVGLVSVLGVSLGVGWVTQPDRLARGYQPEQPVAYSHLLHAGSLRIPCRYCHTGAAKSRVAGIPPVEKCLNCHRVTRTEAPDIRRIHTVYDRGEPLHWARVHALPDHVFFDHRPHVNGGVACQTCHGEVESMQLVRQVMSMRMSNCLACHRDPEGARDPREAIVAESGFAQGPEHCAACHR, from the coding sequence ATGAACTTCCTGCGCGGATCGGGCAAGGAGATTTTCAACCTATCCAGATTCGTTCTGCCCGTGGGGCTCGTGTCGGTGCTCGGGGTCTCCCTGGGGGTCGGCTGGGTCACGCAGCCGGACCGGCTCGCGCGGGGGTATCAGCCGGAGCAGCCCGTGGCCTATTCCCACCTGCTGCATGCCGGGAGTCTCAGGATCCCCTGCCGGTACTGCCACACGGGGGCGGCCAAATCGAGGGTGGCCGGGATCCCGCCGGTCGAGAAGTGCCTGAACTGCCACCGGGTGACGCGCACCGAAGCGCCCGACATCCGCAGGATCCACACCGTCTACGATAGAGGGGAGCCCCTCCACTGGGCGCGGGTCCACGCGCTCCCCGATCATGTCTTTTTCGACCACCGGCCGCACGTGAACGGAGGGGTCGCGTGCCAGACGTGCCACGGGGAGGTGGAGTCGATGCAGCTCGTGCGGCAGGTCATGTCGATGCGGATGTCGAACTGCCTGGCGTGCCATCGCGACCCGGAGGGGGCGCGGGATCCGCGGGAGGCGATCGTCGCCGAGAGCGGTTTCGCACAAGGTCCGGAGCACTGCGCCGCCTGCCACCGCTAG
- a CDS encoding DUF4416 family protein gives MARPRDVDPVKLFVAVLWAGEEALGAALERLRALWGGTDFIGADRPFDLTDYYEPEMGPGLKRRLVSFEPLVPPGRLVRAKHESSAVEEELAAGKGRRVNLDAGYLDHHKIVLASFKGAGQKIYLGDGVWADLTARYRAGRYHPFEWTFPDFSDGRYDGDLAEIRALYRRQLAAVRRLRPSPP, from the coding sequence ATGGCACGGCCGCGCGACGTTGACCCGGTCAAGCTTTTCGTCGCCGTCCTATGGGCGGGCGAGGAGGCGCTCGGCGCGGCGCTCGAGCGTTTGCGCGCCCTGTGGGGGGGTACCGACTTCATCGGGGCGGACCGGCCTTTCGATCTGACCGACTACTACGAACCGGAGATGGGGCCGGGCCTCAAGCGCCGCCTGGTGTCGTTCGAACCGCTGGTTCCCCCCGGCCGGCTGGTCCGGGCCAAGCACGAGTCCAGCGCCGTCGAGGAGGAACTGGCCGCGGGGAAGGGGCGGCGGGTGAACCTGGACGCGGGCTACCTCGATCACCACAAGATCGTCCTGGCCAGCTTCAAGGGGGCGGGGCAGAAGATCTACCTCGGCGACGGCGTCTGGGCCGACCTGACCGCCCGCTACCGCGCCGGCCGCTACCACCCCTTCGAATGGACCTTCCCAGATTTCAGCGACGGGCGCTACGACGGGGACCTCGCGGAGATCCGCGCCCTCTACCGCCGGCAGCTGGCGGCGGTGCGGCGCCTGCGCCCATCTCCGCCTTGA